In Cutaneotrichosporon cavernicola HIS019 DNA, chromosome: 1, one DNA window encodes the following:
- a CDS encoding uncharacterized protein (GAL4-like Zn(II)2Cys6 (or C6 zinc) binuclear cluster DNA-binding domain), whose product MTYPHHSGSPSDPLHRRLPAGNAPHSPLQEYLNVGGYQGGSQGFGYDYDSSQASTSPSRRPVPYPSPNLQGRQHLNIGVPHSHDHIPTSGMTPSITFGMHGGSQQQQLQFFPNGMVDGSSEPSSTLGESGSPFSSFHQDGLPGGSVYLVPPVDWSPNQASTGNSAQQQASTGPAKGAKGNPNKVPRHQFTACGACRHRRVKCDLRARQEEAEREAFLDDAQNGNTGSLRHRRASCTNCQERGTNCVDEYAPLKAAKQLRRGKRISEIEMLYGKSATDAALASQGDEGERSLSPGGRKMDRIPELTREFFDSQFFRRFILQRPIVDSLDFVTVYLSKPIPCAAAMGSVGAVLCHCLYAWGLSYGVDERGQLDVAEAGGETVGPLNLLSASESEARRERDRQRRKEKFNGVVRTILREIDEYGILRRPSWDGIRAVLLILPLTEGISTPVERQALYQSALSQVQLLCTNDSFGYDGLPVTLPLSPSLNSNPNKAESIRLTQLRIFWYAFVHESITVGLRGGKLCLEDENDLSFLEQALDKQPTTQSPGHLHISSAMVAAPVRFALACRRIHAVLSGAKARKRDLPDVEQLHSIWESLDQSWEEFDNLKNEPSATPYREHDEVASFADGWKMSVFEAQNAILRQLEERLERLQAKSTRIDSSSLPPSPRSNDLVTDLNQLRHLHELARTRCEIKMSRVMDIIRGHLGAQMFEWDASLVRDGTYQAAMMLVATGGSDDDVSVCLQALNESRWAHSKSWERSQDLRKAWYAKRSNAGSPMGDAKHSLPDTCENSSAPKSRNDSPFTSPAFDSFSHIMPSQPSSAPPGWVPPGPQSYHDALVQRSKSDTSAFGAYHSRGMMDSVKQEFSPDGLPPDGYFQPTDGHMFPFGNHHMS is encoded by the exons ATGACCTATCCCCATCACTCCGGGTCGCCCTCGGACCCGTTGCATCGCCGCCTACCGGCTGGCAATGCACCACATTCGCCCCTGCAAGAGTACCTCAACGTCGGTGGCTATCAAGGCGGTTCGCAGGGCTTTGGTTACGACTATGACAGTTCCCAGGCCAGCACTTCGCCTTCCCGCCGCCCTGTCCCGTACCCCAGCCCCAACTTGCAAGGTCGTCAACATCTCAACATTGGGGTCCCCCATTCTCACGACCACATTCCGACTTCTGGCATGACGCCGTCGATCACATTCGGCATGCACGGCGGctcgcagcagcagcaactCCAGTTTTTCCCCAACGGCATGGTTGATGGAAGCTCGGAACCGAGTAGCACCCTCGGTGAGAGTGGAAGTCCCTTTTCCTCGTTCCACCAGGACGGGCTGCCTGGTGGTTCTGTGTACCTAGTCCCGCCAGTGGACTGGAGTCCCAACCAGGCGTCCACAGGAAACTCGGCTCAGCAGCAGGCTTCCACAGGGCCCGCCAAGGGGGCCAAGGGCAACCCCAACAAAGTTCCCCGGCACCAATTCACCGCTTGTGGAGCTTGTCGCCATCGTCGTGTCAAGTGCGACCTTCGTGCCcgccaggaggaggccgagcgcgaggcctTTTTGGATGATGCTCAGAATGGCAACACCGGATCATTACGACATCGCCGGGCCAGCTGCACCAACTGCCAAGAGCGTGGGACCAACTGCGT cgaCGAATATGCCCCGCTAAAGGCTGCCAAGCAGCTCCGCCGCGGCAAGCGGATCTCGGAGATTGAGATGCTCTACGGCAAGTCCGCCACGGACGCTGCACTCGCGTCACAAggcgatgagggcgagcgctCTCTCAGCCCCGGCGGACGCAAGATGGATCGCATTCCAGAACTAACTCGCGAGTTTTTCGACTCGCAGTTTTTCCGCCGCTTCATCCTCCAGC GGCCCATCGTTGACTCGCTGGACTTTGTGACGGTCTACCTCTCCAAACCCATACCTTGTGCTGCGGCGATGGGTTCAGTGGGTGCCGTTCTCTGCCACTGTCTTTACGCATGGGGACTCTCATACGGTGTCGACGAACgcggccagctcgacgtgGCGGAAGCAGGCGGTGAGACCGTTGGtcctctcaacctcctgAGTGCCAGCGAGTCCGAGGCTCGGCGTGAGCGAGACCGCCAGAGACGTAAGGAAAAGTTCAACGGAGTCGTTCGAACTATTCTTCGCGAAATCGACGAGTACGGCATTCTCCGCAGACCGTCTTGGGACGGCATCCGCGCTGTCCTCCTTATCCTCCCTCTCACCGAAG GTATCTCGACTCCCGTTGAACGCCAGGCACTATACCAGTCGGCTCTGTCCCAGGTTCAGCTCCTCTGCACCAATGACAGCTTTGGTTACGACGGCCTCCCCGTGACGCTTCCGCTCAGCCCGTCTCTCAACTCGAATCCAAACAAGGCCGAGTCTATTCGTCTCACCCAGCTCCGCATCTTCTGGTATGCCTTTGTCCACGAGAGCATCACCGTCGGCCTCCGCGGTGGCAAGCTCTGtctggaggacgagaacgaCCTGTCGTTCCTGGAacaggcgctcgacaagcAACCCACCACTCAGTCACCAGGACACTTGCATATTTCGTCCGCTATGGTGGCAGCACCAGTACGGTTTGCT CTCGCATGTCGCCGTATCCACGCCGTTCTCTCTGGCGCCAAGGCTCGTAAGCGCGATCTACCTGATGTCGAGCAGCTACATTCCATTTGGGAATCGCTCGACCAGTCTTGGGAGGAGTTTGACAACCTCAAGAACGAGCCTTCTGCCACTCCTTATCGGGagcacgacgaggtcgccagCTTCGCTGATGGATGG AAAATGAGCGTCTTCGAGGCCCAGAACGCCATCCTCAGACAACTAGAAgagcgactcgagcgcTTACAAGCCAAGAGTACAAGAATCGACTCCAGCTCACTAcctccctcgccgcgctcaaaCGACTTGGTAACCGACCTCAACCAACTCCGCCATCTCCATGAACTCGCTCGCACTCGCTGTGAGATAAAGATGTCACGAGTAATGGACATTATCCGTGGTCATCTTGGCGCACAGATGTTTGAGTGGGACGCCAGCCTCGTGCGCGATGGCACCTACCAGGCGGCGATGATGCTTGTCGCAACAGGTGGtagcgacgacgacgtcagTGTATGTCTGCAGGCGCTCAACGAGAGTCGCTGGGCCCATTCCAAGTCATGGGAGCGCTCGCAAGA CCTTCGCAAGGCTTGGTATGCGAAACGCTCAAATGCCGGGTCGCCCATGGGCGACGCCAAGCACAGTCTGCCCGACACCTGTGAGAACAGTTCGGCACCCAAGTCGCGCAACGACTCGCCGTTCACGTCCCCGGCTTTCGACTCGTTCTCGCACATCATGCCTTCCCAGCCCTCTTCTGCGCCTCCTGGTTGGGTCCCACCCGGGCCGCAGAGCTACCACGATGCGCTGGTCCAGCGGAGCAAGAGCGACACGTCTGCCTTCGGCGCGTACCACTCGCGCGGGATGATGGACTCTGTCAAGCAAGAGTTCAGCCCCGATGGCCTGCCACCCGACGGGTACTTCCAGCCAACGGACGGACATATGTTCCCGTTCGGCAACCACCACATGTCCTAA